From Streptomyces sp. NBC_01460, a single genomic window includes:
- a CDS encoding extracellular solute-binding protein, which yields MRRGITATALVAALALAATACGSDDESGGSKSSGELSGTVTWWDTSTVGSEDKVFKKIAEGFEKKHPKVDVKYVNVPFGEAQNKFKNAAQAGAGAPDVIRSEVAWTPEFADLGYLAPLDGTTALKDQDDFLDQAAASTKYKDKTYAVPQVIDSMGIFYNKKIFADAGVEVPKNIADLKTVSKTIKEKTGKTGLYLRGDDAYWFLSFLYGEGGDLVDAKSKTVTVNNPEGVKAFKTVKDLVDSGAAKTDATDGWENMQSSFKDGKVAMMINGPWAVADTLTGKEFADKANLGISPVPAGTAGQGAPQGGHNLAVYAGSKNLDASYAFVEYMTSVETQAQTAGELNLLPTRTSAYAKQEAADSEIVQFFKPVVETAVERPWIPETGSLFAPLVTEYTKVLTGQTTPEKAASTTGDSYRKLLKGWK from the coding sequence ATGCGACGTGGCATAACGGCCACCGCCCTGGTCGCGGCCCTGGCGCTCGCGGCGACCGCCTGCGGCAGCGACGACGAGTCCGGCGGCAGCAAGAGCTCGGGCGAGCTCTCCGGCACGGTGACGTGGTGGGACACCTCGACCGTCGGCAGCGAGGACAAGGTCTTCAAGAAGATCGCCGAGGGTTTCGAGAAGAAGCACCCGAAGGTCGACGTCAAGTACGTCAACGTCCCCTTCGGTGAGGCGCAGAACAAGTTCAAGAACGCCGCTCAGGCCGGCGCCGGCGCCCCGGACGTCATCCGCTCCGAGGTCGCCTGGACCCCCGAGTTCGCCGACCTCGGCTACCTCGCCCCGCTGGACGGCACCACGGCGCTGAAGGACCAGGACGACTTCCTCGACCAGGCCGCCGCGTCCACGAAGTACAAGGACAAGACCTACGCGGTCCCGCAGGTCATCGACTCCATGGGCATCTTCTACAACAAGAAGATCTTCGCGGACGCCGGTGTCGAGGTCCCCAAGAACATCGCCGACCTGAAGACCGTCTCCAAGACGATCAAGGAGAAGACCGGCAAGACCGGCCTCTACCTCCGCGGCGACGACGCGTACTGGTTCCTCTCCTTCCTCTACGGCGAGGGCGGCGACCTGGTCGACGCCAAGTCCAAGACCGTCACGGTGAACAACCCCGAGGGCGTCAAGGCCTTCAAGACCGTCAAGGACCTCGTCGACTCCGGTGCTGCCAAGACCGACGCCACCGACGGCTGGGAGAACATGCAGTCGTCGTTCAAGGACGGCAAGGTCGCGATGATGATCAACGGCCCGTGGGCCGTGGCCGACACCCTCACCGGCAAGGAGTTCGCCGACAAGGCGAACCTCGGCATCTCCCCGGTGCCGGCCGGCACGGCCGGCCAGGGCGCCCCGCAGGGCGGCCACAACCTCGCCGTCTACGCGGGCTCCAAGAACCTGGACGCCTCGTACGCCTTCGTCGAGTACATGACCTCGGTGGAGACCCAGGCGCAGACCGCCGGTGAGCTGAACCTCCTGCCGACCCGCACCTCCGCCTACGCCAAGCAGGAGGCCGCGGACAGCGAGATCGTGCAGTTCTTCAAGCCCGTCGTCGAGACCGCCGTCGAGCGCCCCTGGATCCCCGAGACCGGCAGCCTCTTCGCGCCGCTCGTCACGGAGTACACCAAGGTCCTCACCGGTCAGACCACGCCGGAGAAGGCCGCCTCGACGACCGGCGACTCCTACCGCAAGCTCCTCAAGGGCTGGAAGTAA
- a CDS encoding phosphatase PAP2 family protein, which produces MGESHVTTEEDRTAATPSPVADGLTASGSTRVIPLSRMRIPRPSLRSLRAPRRPRLWFEILLIAVSYWLYSLVRNAVPEQKAAALRNADWIWALEHTVGLAFEESVNQAVNSVTWLIVGMNYYYATLHFVITIGVLVWLFRRHPGRYAATRLVLFATTAVALLGYYLFPLAPPRLMNGGAFIDTVMLHQTWGSMASGNFKHMSNQYAAMPSMHIGWSLWCGLTICALATAPWARILGALYPVATLVVIVATANHFWLDAVGGMACLAFGLAVSYAWYGSLPHRLPKRVQHPGGGRLRALRRPPAPVPGAPARAAQAQAGSPAASGE; this is translated from the coding sequence ATGGGTGAATCGCACGTGACCACTGAGGAAGACCGCACGGCGGCCACCCCGTCACCCGTCGCGGACGGACTGACGGCGTCCGGTTCGACGAGAGTGATTCCCCTGTCCCGCATGCGTATCCCCCGGCCCTCCCTCCGCTCCCTGCGCGCCCCGCGCCGCCCGCGTCTCTGGTTCGAGATCCTCCTGATCGCGGTCAGTTACTGGCTGTACTCGCTGGTGCGCAACGCCGTGCCCGAGCAGAAGGCCGCGGCCCTGCGCAACGCCGACTGGATCTGGGCCCTCGAACACACCGTGGGGCTCGCCTTCGAGGAGTCGGTCAACCAGGCCGTCAACTCGGTGACATGGCTGATCGTGGGGATGAACTACTACTACGCGACGCTGCACTTCGTCATCACCATCGGTGTGCTCGTCTGGTTGTTCCGCCGCCATCCGGGCCGCTACGCGGCCACCCGTCTGGTGCTCTTCGCCACGACCGCGGTGGCCCTGCTCGGCTACTACCTCTTCCCCCTGGCGCCCCCGCGGCTGATGAACGGCGGCGCCTTCATCGACACGGTCATGCTGCACCAGACGTGGGGGTCGATGGCCTCGGGCAACTTCAAGCACATGTCGAACCAGTACGCGGCGATGCCGTCGATGCACATCGGCTGGTCCCTGTGGTGCGGTCTGACGATCTGCGCGCTGGCCACCGCCCCCTGGGCGCGGATCCTGGGCGCGCTGTACCCCGTGGCCACGCTGGTCGTGATCGTGGCGACGGCGAACCACTTCTGGCTGGACGCGGTGGGCGGGATGGCCTGTCTGGCCTTCGGCCTGGCGGTCTCGTACGCCTGGTACGGATCACTGCCGCACCGCCTGCCGAAGCGGGTGCAGCACCCCGGTGGGGGCCGGCTGCGCGCCCTGCGCCGGCCACCCGCCCCGGTGCCCGGCGCCCCGGCCCGGGCGGCTCAGGCCCAGGCGGGCAGCCCGGCCGCGTCCGGCGAGTGA
- a CDS encoding LacI family DNA-binding transcriptional regulator produces MTARLADIATQAGVSEATVSRVLNGKPGVAAATRESVLAALDVLGYERPVRLRRRSAGLVGLITPELENPIFPALAQVIGQALTRQGYTPVLATQTPGGSTEDELTEMLVDRGVSGIIFVSGLHADTSADMQRYEQLRAQGVPFVLVNGFSPKVQAPFISPDDRAAMRLAVTHLVALGHQRIGLAVGPKRFVPVLRKIEGFHATMQEQLDLTADAVEELIQHSLYTLEGGQAAASALMERGCTAVVCASDMMALGAIRAARRLSMDVPRDLSVVGYDDSPLIAFTDPPLTTIRQPVTAMGQAAVRTLLEEIGGTPAPHSEFVFMPELVVRGSTASGPGPSSPARPRR; encoded by the coding sequence ATGACCGCACGGCTTGCCGATATCGCAACTCAGGCGGGGGTCAGCGAAGCGACGGTCAGCCGCGTACTGAACGGCAAGCCCGGTGTTGCAGCGGCCACCCGTGAATCCGTCCTCGCGGCGCTCGACGTCCTCGGCTACGAACGCCCCGTACGGCTGCGCAGGCGCAGCGCGGGCCTCGTCGGCCTGATCACACCCGAGCTGGAGAACCCGATCTTCCCGGCGCTGGCCCAGGTCATCGGCCAGGCGCTCACCAGGCAGGGCTACACGCCGGTGCTGGCGACGCAGACGCCGGGCGGCTCCACCGAGGACGAGCTCACGGAGATGCTCGTCGACCGCGGGGTCTCGGGCATCATCTTCGTCTCCGGCCTGCACGCCGACACCTCGGCCGACATGCAGCGCTACGAGCAACTGCGGGCCCAGGGCGTCCCCTTCGTCCTGGTCAACGGCTTCTCCCCCAAGGTGCAGGCGCCGTTCATCTCCCCCGACGACCGGGCCGCGATGCGGCTCGCGGTGACGCACCTGGTGGCCCTGGGCCACCAGCGCATCGGCCTGGCGGTCGGGCCGAAACGCTTCGTCCCGGTGCTCCGCAAGATCGAGGGCTTCCACGCCACGATGCAGGAGCAGCTGGACCTCACCGCCGACGCCGTGGAGGAGCTGATCCAGCACTCCCTGTACACGCTGGAGGGTGGGCAGGCCGCCGCCTCGGCGCTGATGGAACGCGGCTGCACCGCCGTGGTGTGCGCGAGCGACATGATGGCGCTCGGCGCGATCCGGGCGGCCCGCCGGCTGTCGATGGACGTACCGCGCGACCTCTCGGTGGTCGGGTACGACGACTCGCCCCTCATAGCGTTCACCGATCCCCCGCTGACCACCATCCGGCAGCCGGTGACGGCGATGGGCCAGGCCGCCGTGCGCACGCTGCTGGAGGAGATCGGCGGCACGCCGGCCCCGCACAGCGAGTTCGTGTTCATGCCCGAACTGGTCGTACGCGGTTCAACGGCTTCGGGCCCGGGCCCCTCCTCACCGGCCCGCCCCCGCCGGTAA
- a CDS encoding carbohydrate ABC transporter permease, whose translation MAVHTSQSVAKAAGDDVARGRSRGTGKSAPPSKLRRAMSVHWYAWTMVAPVVIVIGVIIGYPLVRGIYLSLTDANERNVARSIGVNELPATYEFVGVDNYVDALTGTQFLGTLGWTLVWTVSCVGITFCLGMALANILNRRIAGRSAYRMALILPWAIPGFVSVFAWRFLYNEDRGLLNKLLGGAGIDGIPWLNDPTWAKFSVIAVNVWLGIPFMMVALLGGLQSIPSEQYEAAEMDGATAWQRFRHITLPGLRPVSTTVILLSTIWTFNMFPVIFLLTRGGPGEATQILVTQAYKFSFEISPRDFAQSSTWGVLILVLLMLFAMVYRRVLRTQGDNW comes from the coding sequence ATGGCTGTCCACACCAGCCAGTCGGTGGCGAAGGCCGCGGGCGACGACGTCGCCCGCGGCCGGAGCCGCGGTACTGGTAAATCCGCACCACCGAGCAAGCTCCGGCGGGCCATGTCGGTCCACTGGTACGCCTGGACCATGGTCGCCCCGGTCGTGATCGTGATCGGCGTGATCATCGGGTATCCGCTGGTCCGCGGCATCTACCTGTCGCTGACCGACGCCAACGAGCGCAACGTCGCCCGGTCCATCGGCGTCAACGAACTGCCCGCCACCTACGAGTTCGTGGGCGTCGACAACTACGTCGACGCACTGACGGGTACCCAGTTCCTCGGCACGCTCGGCTGGACGCTGGTGTGGACGGTCTCCTGCGTGGGCATCACCTTCTGCCTGGGCATGGCGCTCGCCAACATCCTGAACCGCCGCATCGCCGGACGCTCCGCCTACCGCATGGCCCTGATCCTGCCCTGGGCCATCCCCGGCTTCGTCTCGGTGTTCGCCTGGCGCTTCCTCTACAACGAGGACCGCGGGCTGCTCAACAAGCTCCTCGGCGGCGCCGGGATCGACGGCATACCCTGGCTGAACGACCCCACCTGGGCCAAGTTCTCCGTCATCGCCGTCAACGTCTGGCTCGGCATCCCGTTCATGATGGTCGCCCTCCTCGGCGGGCTGCAGTCGATCCCCTCGGAGCAGTACGAGGCCGCGGAGATGGACGGCGCCACCGCCTGGCAGCGCTTCCGCCACATCACGCTCCCCGGACTGCGCCCGGTGTCCACCACGGTGATCCTGCTCTCCACCATCTGGACCTTCAACATGTTCCCGGTGATCTTCCTGCTGACCCGCGGCGGACCCGGCGAGGCCACCCAGATCCTGGTCACCCAGGCGTACAAATTCTCCTTCGAGATCAGCCCGCGCGACTTCGCGCAGTCCTCCACCTGGGGCGTGCTGATCCTCGTCCTCCTGATGCTCTTCGCCATGGTGTACCGGCGAGTGCTCCGCACGCAGGGAGACAACTGGTGA